One Trachemys scripta elegans isolate TJP31775 chromosome 4, CAS_Tse_1.0, whole genome shotgun sequence genomic region harbors:
- the BMP4 gene encoding bone morphogenetic protein 4, translated as MIPGNRMLMVILLCQVLLGGTNHASLIPETGRKKVGELQAQGGSGRRSGQSHELLRGFEASLLQMFGLRRRPQPSKAAVIPAYMLDLYRLQSGEEEESLQDISLRYPERSTSRANTVRSFHHEEHLENLPGPSDTPRVRFLFNLSSVPENEVITSAELRLYREQLEARSPAWERGSHRINIYEVMKPPPARGQVITRLLDTRLVHHNVSRWESFDVSPAVLRWTQDRQPNHGLAVEVTPLSPAPAGPGNHVRISRSLPQGDGDWAQLRPLLVTFSHDGRGHALTRRARRSAKHQRPRKNKKNCRRHALYVDFSDVGWNDWIVAPPGYQAFYCHGDCPFPLADHLNSTNHAIVQTLVNSVNASIPKACCVPTELSAISMLYLDEYDKVVLKNYQEMVVEGCGCR; from the exons ATGATTCCTGGTAACCGAATGCTGATGGTCATTCTGTTATGCCAAGTTCTGCTAGGAGGTACTAACCATGCCAGTTTGATACCCGAGACGGGGAGGAAGAAAGTTGGAGAACTCCAGGCTCAAGGAGGATCTGGACGCCGCTCCGGGCAAAGCCATGAACTCTTGCGGGGTTTCGAGGCGAGTTTGCTGCAGATGTTCGGGCTCCGCAGGcggccccagcccagcaaagCAGCCGTCATCCCCGCGTACATGCTGGATCTCTATCGGCTGCAGtccggggaagaggaggaaagccTGCAGGACATCAGCCTGCGGTATCCCGAGAGATCCACTAGCCGGGCCAACACCGTGAGGAGTTTCCACCATGAAG AACATCTGGAGAACCTCCCCGGGCCCAGCGACACCCCCCGCGTTCGCTTCCTCTTCAACCTCAGCAGCGTGCCGGAGAACGAGGTGATCACCTCGGCCGAGCTGCGGCTGTACCGGGAGCAGCTGGAAGCGCGGAGCCCCGCGTGGGAACGGGGCTCGCACCGGATCAACATCTACGAAGTGATGAAGCCCCCGCCGGCCCGCGGGCAAGTGATCACGCGGCTGCTGGACACGCGGCTGGTGCATCACAACGTGTCCCGGTGGGAGAGCTTCGACGTGAGCCCCGCCGTCCTCCGCTGGACCCAGGACAGGCAGCCCAACCACGGGCTGGCGGTGGAGGTGACCCCGCTGTCCCCGGCCCCCGCGGGCCCCGGGAACCACGTCAGGATTAGCCGATCTTTACCTCAAGGAGACGGGGACTGGGCCCAGCTGAGGCCGCTGCTGGTCACTTTCAGCCACGACGGCAGGGGCCACGCACTGACCCGCCGGGCCCGCCGCAGCGCCAAGCACCAGCGGCCCCGCAAGAACAAAAAAAACTGTCGACGCCACGCGCTCTATGTGGATTTCAGCGACGTGGGCTGGAACGACTGGATCGTGGCCCCCCCGGGCTACCAGGCCTTTTACTGCCACGGGGACTGCCCCTTCCCTTTGGCCGACCACCTCAACTCCACCAACCACGCCATCGTGCAAACCCTGGTGAACTCCGTCAACGCCAGCATCCCCAAGGCCTGCTGCGTGCCCACGGAGCTGAGCGCCATCTCCATGCTCTACCTGGACGAGTATGACAAAGTGGTCCTGAAAAACTACCAGGAGATGGTGGTGGAGGGGTGCGGGTGCCGTTAA